One genomic window of Hemitrygon akajei chromosome 1, sHemAka1.3, whole genome shotgun sequence includes the following:
- the LOC140729398 gene encoding RNA-binding protein 43-like: MNRREATLGAGCSTQQPERKIQCPKKIQVLNVPTISTEKIVDKLTIHFQIRKNGGGEVLDVEYPTSVEGCAFVTFVNEEDANNVLKQEQILEVDKEQYKLKICEVENGESATDKVQVIQFVIAKLDTGRFHTKMVQELILRHRFEILNYQGSVAMIKGSFSSLKELRRILMKYNIYQQSLIAVTDSGQSTDSRELKRDLRTSLPPRSSQ; this comes from the exons ATGAACCGACGAGAAGCTACGCTGGGTGCGGGCTGTAG TACCCAGCAACCAGAAAGGAAGATACAATGTCCAAAGAAAATTCAGGTCCTGAATGTTCCCACGATCTCTACTGAGAAGATAGTGGACAAACTGACCATTCATTTCCAGATACGAAAGAATGGAGGAGGTGAAGTGCTGGATGTGGAATATCCAACTAGTGTGGAAGGATGTGCGTTCGTCACCTTTGTGAATGAGGAAG ATGCAAATAATGTCCTAAAGCAAGAACAAATACTGGAGGTAGATAAAGAGCAGTACAAACTGAAGATATGCGAGGTGGAAAATGGAGAGAGTGCCACTGATAAAGTACAG GTGATACAGTTTGTGATTGCAAAACTGGACACAGGCCGCTTTCACACAAAGATGGTTCAAGAATTAATCCTCAGGCACAGATTTGAAATTTTAAATTACCAAGGGTCTGTTGCTATGATCAAAGGCTCTTTCTCCTCTTTAAAAGAACTTCGGAGAATCCTTATGAAATACAATATCTATCAGCAATCACTAATTGCAGTCACTGATTCTGGGCAATCGACTGACAGCAGGGAGCTCAAAAGAGATCTTCGTACATCTCTGCCACCTAGAAGTTCTCAGTAA